ATCGAAGGCATCTAACCTGCGAGGGGCACGCGCAGGCCCAGTTGTTCGTATAGGTGGGCCTAGTGCCTTGCGGCATAGGTAGCACATGGAGTAGCCACAGACGCAAGTCAGTTTGTTGCAACCTGAGGACTTGACGAATGAGAGGCAGCAGCGGGGACAGGTGCGTTTCACGGCGGCGGTGCGGGCGGCCTCGACGGTAGCGCGCAAATCGAGGAGTAACGGCTCGTGACACACATGTGGATCTCTCCACGATTTCTGACATGTCATGCAGCTAGTGCGTGCGCACGAGGGATTGGCACAGGTAAATCGTTTCGGTCGGATTTTGAGACGGAAGTTGCGAATGGCATTTCCGAAGACCGCAGTTATGGTGGCTGGGTCCAACAGAAGCAGAATAAGAACAGGTATTACTAGCAAAGGGACAAGGtcaaggaggaggagggtcATCAAAATCGTAGGGATAATGCCACCGTCACGACGGAACCGCCAGCGGACACCATGGGGTGAAGGGTGGTAGACTGGGTCGATTTCAGCATAGGAGCAGAAGGGACATCTAACGAGCTTCAGTTGAGACTTCATAAGCGCCTCGGAGGAGAGTCGATCCTCGAATTTGCGGTATGTTTCGAGCCCAGCAGTGTCGAGAAGAATTGCCTGCTTCACAATCTCCGGATGAAGACATCCCTCGCAGGACCCGATGGACAACGGCGCAAGGCACTTCAAAGTCGAGCGTTCCAAATCAACAGACTTGCCCCAGCCCTGCCCAAACAGCGCTTCGTGGACAGTTCTTTGGATGCAGTGGTGGCAAATTATGTGAGCGTGGGTTGAACATGTCGCGATCTGCTCAAATGTCACGTCGGCGAAACAACATTCGCATTCGTAAAGGGCGTTGAATTCCTGGGCTTCCTTCTCATTCAACTCTGAGGCAAATCGGAAATCCTTAGCATGCTGCTCTTCCCGTTTCTGCCGCAATAGCGGGGCCAACAACATGTCATGGAGCTCTGCATCCAATTCGCCGCACCCGGTTTCCTTCAGAATAGGAACAAGTTCCCCGTCTGCTCGGTGGTGCCAGGCCAAGAGCGGATGTTCTTCGCGGTCTTTCTTGCGCCTGAAAGACGGGAACATGCTGTTGAATGTTGCGCGCCATGTCCGACGCGACAGATCCCGGAGCGTCGGTCGAGCCCGAGCATAGCTGAAATTCACTTCAGCTAGAACAGCCTCCACGGTACTCTTGTTCAGACCATTGTACTCTCTTGTCATGGCCATCCGCACAGCGGCCTTGTATTCGTCAGACCGAAACCGCTCCTCGGGAGGGACCAGACCGCCATTGTCAACGTTACGTCGAGCGAAATTGTCGCCTCCAGGGACTGTGCGAGCATTTCCCTCTGCCTCGGCTTCAGTGCTTCCTTCCGGGGAATTCCACCGCCCCGAAACCCATTTCTTCTTATGCCTAAGTAGCTCCTCCACACACACTTGCAACCGGCTCTGTCCGTCAAAGCGTAGCAGCAGCTCGCGGAACACCTCTATCTGTACATCGGGGAAAACTCGAACTAGAGTCTCGAGTGCGGTATTGAGTTCCTCCTGTTCCCGCTTATGTTCCTCTGTTTCGTGGGCCGAGCGCTGGATGGGACCGCGGGATCGGGAGGTACTGCCAAAAGGGTTATTTCGTAGCGCTTCGAGAGCGATGGAGTAACTATTCGGAGAGGAGCCATCCTGTCCTAGATGTGGCTTCCGGGCGTTATAACTGAACGAGGAACTGGTTGAAGAACCGGAGGCTGCCTTTTGGTGGGATTGCGTCCCGTCAGCGGGATGGGATATGGAGGATTTGGAGAAGCCAGGAATTGGCAGCGAGAGCACCATGATTATGCAGGCTTTACATGGTTTGGGAATATGAAAGTGACAGAGAAATAGGGTATCAGAAGATATCAGGAGATGTCAGGGGAAGGGGACATAAGAATGTGTTGAGGTAGGGGAGCCTAGAGAGCTCAGATGAAGAATGGAGGATTTGTTACATAAGACGACCGGCAGCCTTTCAAATGTTTGTTTTTAGTTCCTTTCCATCTACGGAGCACGTCTATCCTGTGATCTTTGTATTTGTTAGACTGAACCCTTTTGTTTTAAACAAATCAGAGTGTATCTATAGAGTGTTTCGTTGAAACCACGGAGTATCTGATTGGATCCTTGCCATTGTGCTGATACATCAACCCACACCATACGATACATCTGAGCCCTTGGCTGAATAGCTGATAGAATCTTAAAGATCGCATGGTCGGAATATATAGTATAAAGAATCACACAATATCAAGCAAGGTCAAAATAGCAAAGAATTCAAACGTCTTCCGGCACATGGCTTACCTGAAAGGGCGCTTTCAACAGGATAGAattcatctctctctcttcactAAACGCCACATAAAAGTATCGCTCGTAGTTATTGCAGGTGGAAGGTGGCATCTCGAATTCGCTTTGATATACCAGTGTAAGTTGGCGTCGATAAATCAGATAGATGTTGGTCCAAGCTACTCAGAAAGTGTAGAATTTAGAAGTCAGTGTAGTTGCCAATTTCAGATATATCTCGTTGACCTCATTGgagaaaatcaaaacaagTAAAAGCACAGGCAGGTAGTAtgtacaaaaaaaaagcaacagTCTGATTCAAGTGTGCCTGCTCGCTTTGCCAATGGAAATATCGCTTCAACCAAAGATTTCATATTTTACAGCTTGGCCTTGGCGCCCTCCAGGAGCTCGGCACCGGCGCCGGTGATGGCAGGCTTGCCAGTCTCAACAACGGTGGCCTGGAACAGGACGGTGTTACCCTCCTTCCACATCTCAGTCTTAAGGGTCTGGCCAGGCAAGACGACACCTGCGAAGCGAACCTTGAGGTTCTTGTAGGGACCGAACTTGGAGAAGACAGCCTTGGCCGACACACCGAGCGAGCACAGACCGTGTAGGATGGGAGTCTTGAAACCGCCAACCTTGCTGAACTCGGGGTCAATGTGGAGCGGGTTGCGGTCACCGTTCAAACGGTATAGTGCTGCCTGATCCTCAGATGTCTTTTCCTCAACCACGGCATCGGGCTGGCGCTGCGGTGCCTTGTATGTAGCAGTAGCAGACCTGGCGCGCACGGCAGTGGGCTTGGGGGAGCCCCCGAAGCCGCCACTGCCGCGGATGAAGACGCTGGACTCATTATAGAACAAATCCTCGCCGGTCTTGGCATCCTTGGTTGTGTACCCAGCAATTACGATAGCCGCATTGCCCTTGTCGATAACGTCAATGAGCTTGGGGTAGGTCAAGGTATTGGCGGTGGTGGGAATGGGGAACTTGCGAACCTCCATGTACTGCTCGCCGTGGAGCAGCATCATGGGGGAGAAGTCCTTCACCAAGTCGTCCATGTTCCAGGGAGTAGCGGTGTTGAACCAGGGGACAACACCATACGAGGGAAGGGCCTGAAACTGGTCATTGTTCTCGTAGATCAGAGGCAAATCAGTGCGTTTGGCGCCCAAGCTGATGTTGTACAGGATCACATCGCGATCCTCGTAGTTGAAGGGAGTGCCCTCGCCCGAAAgggccttggccttctcaatGTTCTTCAGGGTCTTGTTCTCGTTGGAAGAATCACCATGCACGCGGTTAGACATGTTAGCCATGATCTTCTCCACGCCGGCCTGGCCGTCCTCGGGGTGATCAGTGCGACCATCATCGAAGTTGGTGATCTGCTTCCAATTACGAACCACCTCCTCAGGAGTCAGCTGGACGTCCACGGGGAAGCCGTGGCCGCCAGTGCGCTGCCAGCGGGTGCGGCCGAACCAACCGCTACCACACTCAAACAGACCCTTGGTGGAAGGCTCGGGAGTCATATCAGAGCACAGCAAAACCACAAGCGGAGCAACATAGTCGGGCTTAAGAGCCTGGACCATCTCTTCGGGCATAATAGTACGGGTCATGTTGGTACCCGCATTAGGAGCAATTGTGTTGACCTTGATGTTGTATTTTGCGCCCTCCAACGCTAGAGTGCGGGAAAGACCCAGGATACCAAGCTTGGCAGCGGCGTAGTTTGCCTGGCCGAAGTTGCCGTAGATACCGCTGGTACTGGCAGTGTTGACAACACGGCCGTACTTCTGTTTGAGGAAGTAGGGCCAGGCAGCCTTGGTCACCTTGTAGGTACCCCGGAGATGGACATTAATAACAGAATTCCACAGGTTATCATCCATGTTGGTGAAGGCCTTGTCGCGCAGGATGCCGGCGTTGTTCACCAAGATATCAATGCGGCCAAACGCATCAATAGCGCTTTTTACGACGGCATCACCATCCTCGCAGTTGGCCTTGTTGCCAACTGCCCTGCCACCGAGCTTCTTAATTTCCTGGACCACTGGCTCAGGGTCAACAAGATCGTTGACCACAACCGAGGCACCGAGCTTAGCGAACTGCAAGCAGTACGCACGGCCGAGACCGGCACCACCTCCAGTGACCAGTGCAACACGACCCTTGAAGTCAGGCTCCTCCCCCGGTTGAGCGCTGGGCGTCTTCAGGCCATCTTCCAAGAAAGCCATGAAGTCGGCAGGGCCAGTGGGGTGTTCGGGCTGAGAGAAATCGTTGACATCGTTCCACTTCCGGGCAATAGCACCAGGGGTCAGGGAATCATCAGTCTTCAGAAGACCACCCTTGGCTCGCTCCCAGCGGAGCTTTGCAACGTGACCACCACCGACCTCGTAGATCCCACCGGTCTCGGTAGTGTTAGACGAGTGCACAAGGGCAGCGACTAGTGGAACTACCCATTCGGGCTTAAGGTTCTCCAAAACATCTGGAGGCATGACAGTTGCGGTCATGCGGCTGGCAGCTAATTTGGGGTAAGCTTCCTCAATTCAAGAGTAGGGGTTTTAAAGCTTGCTTACCGATGGGAGCAATAACGTTGGCAATGATATTGTACTTGGCACCCTCCTTGGCCAAGGTTTCTGTGAAACCGACCTGGCCGAGTTTGGCAGCTGAGTAGTTGGCCTGGCCGAAGCTGCCGAATAGACCAGCAGCCGAGGCAGTATTGATAATACGACCGAACTTTTGTTTGCGGAAATGAGGCCACGCGGCTCTTGCACACTTTCCAGAAATCGAGCCATCAGTTCCTGCTTCAGAGGCTTCTCTTTTTGTGTCCTAGAATTCTCACCTTGTATGCACCGTAGGTGTGAACTGTGTTGATCAAATCCCAATCGGCATCCTTCATGTTCTTAAAGCTAACATCCCGCAGGATACCAGCGTTGTTAAGTAGAATATCAATGCGACCGAAGGCCTTAATAGCGGTCTCGATGATAGCTTCACCATTCTCAACGCTGTCGTAGTTGGCGACGGCCTTACCGCCAGCGGCGCGGATCTCCTCGACGACAACATCTGCGGCCTGCCGAAGACATCAGTGTCTGTCTGTGTAGTCTGGAAGTTTTGCACATACCTTTCCTGACTTTCCCTCGCCCTTGTGAGAGACACCGAGGTCGTTCACGACGACATTTGCACCCCTTGAGGCGAAAAAGAGAGCATATGCTTTCCCCAGACCACCACCGGCACCGGTGACGATCACCGTTTGGTTATCGAATCGCAACTCAGACATTCTTTTAGTGTGATTCTGATAGATGATTTATTAATAGAgagaaataaaaaaagaaagctggAGAAGAGGGGAGTTTAAAGCAACTCGGCAAGTTGGAGGACCTCGGCACGTATGGGTTGGTTTCGTAACGGTGAAATATTGGGGTATCGTTACAATGGCAGATTGTCCTGTGTCACATGCCGGCGTACTTCGGTAGCCTCCGTAATTGTATATACCCCATACATTAGTGAATTTCGAGTACTTGGATAATTTTTATTTTGATAACATGATATACATTAATTTATTAGACATGTGCATGAGACACATTCTCGTATGTATCTTGTTGTAAGTGTTGTATACAAGTAAATTGACCTCTCTGGAGCCGAGTGCTTGCTGACTCAGGTGTGTGACGGGCAACGTCATTGTCATGTGCACGTCTACATCTTTGCATAAGAATACTCTTGTGCCATTGTACCATTTGATTATTTCAGTATTCGATCGGGTGCACATATctatatgttgtatacaTAATCTTTTTCAATTACCCAACCAAAATTAGCGGCTACATATACCCTGTGTGGGGAACGACCCCAGATTCACTCGGCCGATTGGGGGAAACTTCCCTACCATGGCCGGTAGAGACAAAAAGACGTGCAATAGAAATTAACAAGTATTCGGTAGTTGAAACAAACTCAAAATGCCTGAAACTGTGGACGACAAGTCACAGCACTGTATCCCCTTCCTACTCGATCGCCTGCACGTTCATACCCAGCGGCACCGCGGCAACTCCGATACCCCGCCGTTTTTCATCGGTCTCAATGGAGTGCAGGGTGCAGGCAAGACAGTCTTGGTGAGTCGATCCGAACTTGTCAATCTCTCATACTTCCGGAATACGTTCAACACCCTCGGAGCGGAATGTAACTAATTTCCATAGGTATCCGCTCTCAATGACACCCTCCGATCGGAACCATACTTGCTCTCGGTCGTGACGTTGTCACTCGATGATATCTACCTTGACCACGCCGATCAGGTGGCTCTGGCACAAGCGCATCCTTCAAATCCCCTCCTGCAGCATCGTGGCCAGCCTTCGACTCACGACCTCGCTTTGGGTGAGGAGGTATTTGCTTCGCTCGCCGCTGAGCGCCCGACTGCCATTCCACAGTATGACAAGTCTGCGTTCGAGGGCCAGGGTGACCGTGTTTCAAGGTCACTATGGAAGGTCATCAATGAAAAGGGTCAAGATAAAGTCAAGGTCGTGATTTTCGAAGGGTGGTGTGTCGGGTTCCGTGCGTGGGATGATGAAACCCTGCGTGCGAAATGGGAGACCGCTGTACGTCAGAAGGAGAATGACGAATATGATGGAAGACTAGGCCATGTCAAGTTTGAGGATGTCAAAGCTGTTAACGACGCTTTGAGGCGATATGATGTATTGACTGAGTGGGTTTCCTCGACCATTGGAGACTATGCAACTAGAAGCTTTGCTAACAtaatttccttttctttcgcAGCAAGCTTGATGCTTTGATCCATATGTATGTGCTGTGTTTCTGCTCTACACACTTTTTACTCGCTAACTAATTTCAGCGACGCCGAAAACCCTCGTTTCGTCTACGAATGGCGCCAGGAACAAGAACGCACGCTCCGTGCCGCCAAAGGCACCGGAATGACCGAAGAACAGGTCAACCACTTTGTCGACGGTTGTATGCATATACTAAGGAGAGCAATAAGTCCATTCATGACTGAATATACTGACTCGAACGATCGATACAGATTACCCATCCTACGAGCTCTATACGGAAACCCTCCGCGAAGGCGCTTTTAAGCCTGCGCCACATAACCCCTCAGCATCGAGTTCAGACTGGCAAGGAAGACAACTCTGCCTTGTAGTCAATCATAACAGGAGAGTTCAAGAGGTCATTAAAATCTGATGTAGAAATTTTCGACGAAGCGGAGTGTCATGTGGATGTCAAATACACATATATAGCGCCCCAAATATGGAAATTTCCACTCCTATTCTAGTGTCGTAGGTTCCAAACCGGATCCGATTTCCTTTGAGAACACTATGCCGTTTCGTAGATTGTCCCCCAGAATTCAAAGTATCGGTAAATCTAACATGACATGACATAGAGACATG
The nucleotide sequence above comes from Penicillium digitatum chromosome 1, complete sequence. Encoded proteins:
- a CDS encoding RING finger protein (Zin), putative, coding for MVLSLPIPGFSKSSISHPADGTQSHQKAASGSSTSSSFSYNARKPHLGQDGSSPNSYSIALEALRNNPFGSTSRSRGPIQRSAHETEEHKREQEELNTALETLVRVFPDVQIEVFRELLLRFDGQSRLQVCVEELLRHKKKWVSGRWNSPEGSTEAEAEGNARTVPGGDNFARRNVDNGGLVPPEERFRSDEYKAAVRMAMTREYNGLNKSTVEAVLAEVNFSYARARPTLRDLSRRTWRATFNSMFPSFRRKKDREEHPLLAWHHRADGELVPILKETGCGELDAELHDMLLAPLLRQKREEQHAKDFRFASELNEKEAQEFNALYECECCFADVTFEQIATCSTHAHIICHHCIQRTVHEALFGQGWGKSVDLERSTLKCLAPLSIGSCEGCLHPEIVKQAILLDTAGLETYRKFEDRLSSEALMKSQLKLVRCPFCSYAEIDPVYHPSPHGVRWRFRRDGGIIPTILMTLLLLDLVPLLVIPVLILLLLDPATITAVFGNAIRNFRLKIRPKRFTCANPSCARTSCMTCQKSWRDPHVCHEPLLLDLRATVEAARTAAVKRTCPRCCLSFVKSSGCNKLTCVCGYSMCYLCRKALGPPIRTTGPARAPRRLDAFDGPGDIPDHPLDVEQVAGHMSENDEFDEPEGYKHFCEHFRINPGSRCTECTKCNLYQAEDEEAVARRAGEKAEREWRIRQGDSVTSNPTSAAEFRNVNHDLSARADSHSHRRATASIWDLQLTSSSKPWAYWLCDVWVDGRWKLEGQAFADWIVERVIEVEDV
- a CDS encoding Peroxisomal multifunctional beta-oxidation protein (MFP), putative; the protein is MSELRFDNQTVIVTGAGGGLGKAYALFFASRGANVVVNDLGVSHKGEGKSGKAADVVVEEIRAAGGKAVANYDSVENGEAIIETAIKAFGRIDILLNNAGILRDVSFKNMKDADWDLINTVHTYGAYKCARAAWPHFRKQKFGRIINTASAAGLFGSFGQANYSAAKLGQVGFTETLAKEGAKYNIIANVIAPIAASRMTATVMPPDVLENLKPEWVVPLVAALVHSSNTTETGGIYEVGGGHVAKLRWERAKGGLLKTDDSLTPGAIARKWNDVNDFSQPEHPTGPADFMAFLEDGLKTPSAQPGEEPDFKGRVALVTGGGAGLGRAYCLQFAKLGASVVVNDLVDPEPVVQEIKKLGGRAVGNKANCEDGDAVVKSAIDAFGRIDILVNNAGILRDKAFTNMDDNLWNSVINVHLRGTYKVTKAAWPYFLKQKYGRVVNTASTSGIYGNFGQANYAAAKLGILGLSRTLALEGAKYNIKVNTIAPNAGTNMTRTIMPEEMVQALKPDYVAPLVVLLCSDMTPEPSTKGLFECGSGWFGRTRWQRTGGHGFPVDVQLTPEEVVRNWKQITNFDDGRTDHPEDGQAGVEKIMANMSNRVHGDSSNENKTLKNIEKAKALSGEGTPFNYEDRDVILYNISLGAKRTDLPLIYENNDQFQALPSYGVVPWFNTATPWNMDDLVKDFSPMMLLHGEQYMEVRKFPIPTTANTLTYPKLIDVIDKGNAAIVIAGYTTKDAKTGEDLFYNESSVFIRGSGGFGGSPKPTAVRARSATATYKAPQRQPDAVVEEKTSEDQAALYRLNGDRNPLHIDPEFSKVGGFKTPILHGLCSLGVSAKAVFSKFGPYKNLKVRFAGVVLPGQTLKTEMWKEGNTVLFQATVVETGKPAITGAGAELLEGAKAKL
- a CDS encoding putative kinase yields the protein MPETVDDKSQHCIPFLLDRLHVHTQRHRGNSDTPPFFIGLNGVQGAGKTVLVSALNDTLRSEPYLLSVVTLSLDDIYLDHADQVALAQAHPSNPLLQHRGQPSTHDLALGEEVFASLAAERPTAIPQYDKSAFEGQGDRVSRSLWKVINEKGQDKVKVVIFEGWCVGFRAWDDETLRAKWETAVRQKENDEYDGRLGHVKFEDVKAVNDALRRYDVLTDKLDALIHIDAENPRFVYEWRQEQERTLRAAKGTGMTEEQVNHFVDGYYPSYELYTETLREGAFKPAPHNPSASSSDWQGRQLCLVVNHNRRVQEVIKI